One Nocardioides dongkuii genomic window, ACCGCGATGCCGTAGCCGTCCAGCGCCACCGGCTCGTCGAGCCGGGGCTCGGCCGGCCCGGCGACGGCGGTCGGGACCCACGCGAGGGCTCCCAGCCCCAGGGCGAGGGCGGCGAGCCCGCCGACCCGCCGGCGCCGCTCGGTCATCCTCGGCGTCCTCTCGACGGTCTTCTCGACGGTGCTCACTGGTCCTCCAGCGCGGGGTAGAGCACCGGCGCGGTGCGGTGGCGGGTGGCCTGCTCGTAGTCGTGCGCGAGCCCGATCAGCAGGCCTTCGGAGTAGCTCGGGCCGAGCAGCTCGAGGTTGACGCCCGCACCCGGGATCGCCTCGGACGCCGTGGCCTGGCCCATCGGGGCCGACACGGCCGGCATGCCCGTGTTGGGGCTCAGCCGCAGGTTCGTGCCGATGGTCCCGTAGGGGTTGCCGCTCGGGTACATGAGCGCGTCGAGGTCGTGCTCGGCGAGCAGCGCCTCCACCGCGACCTCGCCGTTGGCGATCGCCGTGCCGTGGGTGCCCATCCAGGTCTGGTACTGCTGCGGGGTCACCGCGTTGCGGCTGGTGTAGGTGCTCGCTCGGCCCGGGACGACGTGGCCCGAGTCGATGATCGCCTGGAGGCTCCGCGTCGGGACGTCCGGGTCGAGGTGCTCGGCGATGTAGATGTCGAGGTCGTGCTTGAACTCGTTGGTGCTCCCGCTGCCCTCGTTGAGGGTCGCGGTGATCGCCGCCGGCGTGGTGGCGATCTCCACCACGGTCGCGCCCTGGGCGGTCAGGTCGGCCTTCGCCCGGTTGAACAGCCGCACCGTGGTGGCGTTGGTGCCCACCATGCTGGACAGGAACCCGATCCGGGTGCCCTCGAGCGCCGTCGGGTCGAGATAGGAGGTGTACGACGTCGGCACCTTGCCCTGCTGCTCGGAGGTGAGCGGGTCGTTCGGGTCGATCCCGGTGACGGCATCGAGGGCGATCGCGGCGTCGGAGACCGTCCGCGTCATCGGGCCCCCGGTGTCCTGGCTCAGGGCGAGCGGGACGATGCCGTCCCGGCTCGCCAGCCCGGTCGTGGGCCGGATGCCGACGAGCTGGTTGTACGACGACGGGACCCGGATCGAGCCCCCGGTGTCGCTGCCGAAGCCGATGCCGCCGAGGTTCGCAGCGATGGACGCGCCGGTGCCGCCGCTGGACCCCCCTGCGGTGCGGGCCAGGACGTACGGGCTGGCGACCAGCTTGGAGGACCCCGGCTCGCTCTCGGTCGTGTACTCCGAGGCGAACCCGAACGCCCACTCGTCGAGCGTGGCCTTCGCCAGGACGACCGCCCCGGCGTCCCGGAGGCCCTCGACCATGAACGCGTCGTCCTCGGTCTGGTTGTTCTTCCAGCTGCCGTGACCGGCACTGGTGGGCATGTCGCGGGTGTCGTAGTTGTCCTTCACGACGACCGGGACGCCGTCGAGCATGGTGCGCGGCCCGCCGTTCGCGGTGCGGGCGGCGTCGCTCGCGGCCGCGGCGTCGAGCGCCGCCTGGCCGCCCGTGGTGATGATCGAGTTCAGCGCGCGGGGGTGCGCGGCGTCGGTCAGCTCGTCGTACGCCGCGATCCGCGCCAGGTAGTCCCGCGTCAGCTCCACCGAGGTCGTGACCCCGGCGTTCATCGCCTTCTGCATGTCCAGGGCGGACGCCTCGACGAGCGAGAACGGCCCGTCGTCGTAGACGATCCGCTGGGACAGGTCGGCGACGTCGGTCAGCTCGATCTCGCCGTCGGCGTCCAGGTCGGCGGCCGCCACGGCGGCCCATCCCGCGTCCCCGGTCTCCGTGCCCAGGGCCTCGACCAGCAGGTCCAGGTCGTCCTGGGTCACCTGCTCGTCGTCGGTCAGGTCACCGGTCGTGTAGTACGGCGCGAGGTAGGGACCCCCGTCCCCCGGAGCCGCCGGCGCGGCCGCCTCCGAGCTCGCCGGCCCGGCGGTGCCGGCCGTGAGCACGGCCGCACCCAACGCCGCCACGGCGAGCGACGCGCGGGACCTCCTCGACTTCTTCACGCTGTTCCTCCCATCGACGGACCCGAGAACGTCGTGACCGTAGGGAGGGTGCGTTGCCGTGAGGTTTCGGTCCCGTGCCGGACAGGGACCAGTCGTGTCCGCCAGGTAACGAGTCCGACCGGTGCGGGGTCAGGACTCCAGGACCACCACGGCGGAGGCGATGCCGGCGTCGTGGGAGAGCGAGACGTGCACGGAGGTGACGCCGAGGGCGTGGGCGCGGGCGAGCACCGAGCCGCGCATCTCGAGCAGCGGCCGGCCGGAGGACTCGTTGACGACCTCGGCGTCGTGCCAGGACATGCCGACCGGCGCGCCGAGCGCCTTGGCGAGCGCCTCCTTGGCCGCGAAGCGGGCGGCCAGCGAGGCCAGCGGCCGGCCGGCCTCGGCGGGGGTGAAGAGCCGCTCGCGCAGCGCGGGCGTGCGCTCCAGGGACTCGGCGAAGCGCTCGATGTCGCAGACGTCGATGCCGACCCCGACGATCACCGGGACATCACTGGGACATCACCGGGTCACTCGACCGTGACGGACTTGGCGAGGTTGCGCGGCTGGTCGACGTCGTGGCCCATCGCGGAGGCGAGCTCGCAGGCGAACAGCTGCAGGGGTACGACGGCCACCAGCGGCTGGAGCAGCACCGGCACCTTCGGCAGCCGCACCACGTGGTCCGCGTACGGCGTGATCGCCTCGTCGCCCTCCTCGGCCAGGCAGATCGTGCGCGCGCCCCGTGCCCGCACCTCCTGGATGCCGCTGATCATCTTGTCGTGGAGCTGGTCGCGGCCGCGGGGCGGGACGACGCACAGCACCGGCAGCCCCTCCTCGACCAGCGCGATCGGGCCGTGCTTGAGCTCGCCGGCCGCGAACCCCTCGGCGTGCAGGTAGGCCAGCTCCTTGAGCTTGAGCGCACCCTCCAGCGCCACCGGGTAGCCGGCGTGCCGGCCCAGGAACAGCACCGAGCGGGCGCCGACGTGCTCGCGGGCGAGCGCGTAGACCTGCTCCGCGCCGTCGAGTACCGACTGGATCTGGTCGGGCACCTCCTCGAGCTGGCGCATGACCTCGTCGATCTCGTCGCCGTACCGGGTGCCCTTGACCTGCGCGAGGTAGAGGGCGAGCAGGTAGCAGCCCACCAGCTGGGTCAGGAAGCCCTTGGTCGAGGCGACGCCGATCTCGGGGCCGGCGTGGGTGTAGATGACCGCGTCGGACTCGCGCGGGATGGTCGAGCCGTTGGTGTTGCAGATCGCCAGCACCTTGGACCGCTGCCCGCGCGCGTGCCGGATCGCCTGCAGGGTGTCGGCGGTCTCCCCGGACTGGCTGATCGCGACGACCAGCGTGGAGTAGTCGAGGATCGGGTCGCGGTAGCGGAACTCCGAGGCCAGCTCGACCTCGACCGGCACGCGGCACCAGTGCTCGATGGCGTACTTGGCCACCATGCCGGCGTAGAACGACGTGCCGCACGCGATGATGATGATCTTGTCGATGTCGCGCAGCTCCTGGTCGGAGAGGCGCATCTCGTCGAGCTGGAGCAGCCCGCCTCGGGAGTGCCGGCCGAGGAGCGAGTCGGCCACGGCGCGCGGCTGCTCGAAGATCTCCTTGCGCATGAACCAGTCGTGGCCGTCCTTCTCGGCGGCCGAGAGGTCCCAGTCGACGTGGAAGCGCTCGCCCTCCGCGGGCGTGCCGTCGAAGCCGGTCACCGCTACGCCGTCGCAGGTGATCGTGACGACCTGGTCCTGGCCGAGCTCGAGCGCCTCGCGGGTGTGCTCGATGAACGCCGCGACGTCGGAGCCGAGGAAGTTCTCGCCGTCGCCGAGGCCGACCACGAGCGGGCTGTTGCGGCGCGCCGCGACGACCCGCGAGGGGTCCTGGGCGTCGACCGCGACGAGCGTGAACGCGCCCTCGAGCTGCCGGCAGACCCGCTGCATCGCGGCGGTCAGGTCGTCGTCGACCTGGACCTCGAGCTCCAGCAGGTGCGCGGCGACCTCGGTGTCGGTCTCCGAGACCAGGTCGTGGCCGGCGTCCTCGAGCCGGGCGCGCAGCTCGGCGAAGTTCTCGATGATCCCGTTGTGCACCAGGCCGACCCGGCGGGTGCTGCCGAGGTGGGGGTGGGCGTTGACGTCGTTGGGCGCGCCGTGGGTGGCCCACCGGGTGTGCCCGATGCCCGTGGTCGAGCCCGGGAGGGGCGACTCGGCGATGGCCTTCTCGAGGTTGGCGAGCTTGCCCGCCCGCTTCTGGGCGACCAGCGACCCGCCGTCCACGAGCGCGATGCCCGCGGAGTCGTAGCCGCGGTACTCCAGCCGACGGAGACCCTCGACCACCACGCCCTGCGCCTGCTGATGACCGACGTATCCCACGATGCCGCACATGAGAGCCATGCTAACGACGGGTGGACCCTCCTCCGACCACCGCGGGGCGGCTGCAACAATCACCCGCATGTCTTCCGGGGGTGGCCACGACGGCGCCCACGAGTCCTCCCCGTACATCGAGCTGGACCGCAAGGCCTGGGCCGCGCTCGCCGAGGAGACCGCCAACCCGCTCAGCGTCGAGGAGGTACGCCGCCTCCGCGGCCTGGGCGACTCCCTCGACCTCGACGAGGTCCAGGAGGTCTACCTGCCGCTGAGCCGGCTGCTGAGCCTGTACGTCGAGTCGGCCGGCAACCTGCACCGCCAGCAGGAGGCGTTCCTCCACCAGCGCACCCCGCCGCGCACGCCGTTCGTCATCGGCCTGGCCGGCTCGGTCGCCGTCGGCAAGTCGACCACCGCCCGCGTGCTGCAGCAGATGCTCGCCCACTGGCCCGAGCACCCCAACGTCGCGCTGGTGACCACCGACGGCTTCCTCTACCCCAACGCCGAGCTCCAGCGGCGCGGGCTGCTGCAGCGCAAGGGGTTCCCGGAGTCCTACGACCGCCGTGCCCTGCTGCGCTTCGTCGTCGACATCAAGTCCGGCAAGGACGAGGTCGAGGCCCCGGTCTACTCCCACCTCGTCTACGACGTGGTGCCCGGCGAGAAGATCGTGGTCAAGCGGCCCGACATCGTCATCATCGAGGGCCTCAACGTGCTGCAGCCGGCCCGGGTGCGCGAGGACGGCCGCACCAGCCTGGCGGTCAGCGACTTCTTCGACTTCAGCGTGTACGTCGACGCCGGCCGCGACAAGATCCGCGACTGGTACGTCTCCCGCTTCCTGCGGCTGCGGGAGACGGCGTTCCGCGACCCGCACTCCTACTTCGCGCGGTACGGCGCGATGAGCCACGAGGACGCGGTCGCCGAGGCCGAGCGGATCTGGGACTCGATCAACGGCCCCAACCTGGTCCAGAACATCCTGCCGACCCGCTCGCGGGCCACGCTGGTGATGCGCAAGGACCGCGACCACTCGGTGCGCTACGTGCGGCTCAGGAAGGTCTGACCCGCTTCTGCACGTCGAGCGCCTGCTCGACGACCCGGTAGCCCAGCGCCTCGTTGACGGCGTTCATGGCGGCGTTGACGCCGGCGTTGCTGGTCACGACCGACGTCGCGTCCGGGAACAGCTCGAGCACCCGCCGGTGGGTGGCGAGCTTCATCCCGAGCCCGATCCGGTGGCCGCGGTGGCCGGGCAGCACCAGGGTGCCGCCGACGGTCGCGACCCGCGGGTCGGCCGCGACCACGCCGAGCTCGTGGAAGCCGCACAGCCCGCCCCCCGGGGTCACCCCGACCGCGACCAGCCACCGCCGGCCGGTGGCGGCCGTCCGCTCCTCGACCTCGTGCAGCCGCTCGGGCGTCCAGGACGCCGCCCCCACGTCGAGGTCGCCCCGCGGGACCATGGTCATGAACGCCGAGAGCAGGTCGCAGAAGTCCGGCACCCACTCCTCGGGCACCCGGTCCTCGAAGGCGACCACGCGGTACCCGCCCAGGTGGGCGGCGACCTCGGCCTCCAGCGGACCCCACGACGCCGGCGCGGTCCGCAGGTCCAGCAGCTTGGTCTCCTCGCGGCTGGCGACGGGGTACCCGCTCGCCTCCGCGAACGCCGTCGACGGGGAGCCCTCCCCCGGCGGCGCGTACGCCGACCCGACGTACGCCGTGCGGCCGTCGTCGGCGGCGAGCCGCTCCAGCTCGGCGAGCACCGCCCGGCCCACGCCGCGGCGACGGTGGTCCGGGTGCACCTGGACGTCGAGCTCGGCCAGGTGCCGGTTGTCGGCGAGGAAGAGGACGAGGAACCCCGAACCCACCACGACGCTGTCCTTGGTCGCCAGCAGGAGCCGGCGGGCCAGGTCCGTGCGCGGGAGGGAGTAGAGCGGCCGCGCGACGTCCCAGGACGGCCACCCGTCGTACGCCCGGTCGTGGGCGGAGGACGCCGCGCCGACCTCCCACCAGGACCGCAGGGCGGTCCCGTCGGTGGGGTCGATCTCCCGCACGCGGACGTCGGTCACGCGCCCGACCCTAGGAGAGCGTGAGCCGCTCCCGCACCACCTTTGCGAGCCGCTCGGCGACCTGCTCGGCGCGGCCCTGGGTCTCGGCCTCGACCATCACCCGGACCAGCGGCTCGGTGCCCGAGGGACGCAGGAGCACCCGGCCGGTGTCGCCGAGCGCCGCCTCCTCCTCGGCCACCGCGGCGGCGAGGACCTCGTCGTCGGTGCGGCTGCGGTCGACGCCGCCGACGTTGACGAGCACCTGCGGGAACCGGGTCATCACCGAGGCCAGCGAGGCCAGGGACTCCCCGGTGACGACCATCCGCTCCAGCACGTGCAGGGCGGTGAGGATGCCGTCGCCGGTGGTCGCGTGGTCGCGCTGGATGACGTGGCCGGACTGCTCGCCGCCGAGGGAGTAGCCGTCGGCGTTCATCGTCTCCAGGACGTAGCGGTCGCCGACGGCGGTCTGGCGCACGGCGACGCCGTGCTCGGCCATCGCGCGCAGCAGGCCCAGGTTGCTCATCACCGTGACCACGAGGGTGTCGTCGCGCAGCCGGCCGGCGTCGCGCAGGCCGAGCGCCAGGATGGCCATGATCTGGTCGCCGTCGACGACCCGGCCGCGGTGGTCCACGGCCAGGCAGCGGTCCGCGTCGCCGTCGAGGGCGAAGCCGGCGTCCGCGCCGTGCTCGAGGACGGCGGCCTGGAGCGGGCCGAGGTGCGTCGATCCGCAGCCCTCGTTGATGTTCAGGCCGTCGGGCGCCGCGTTGATCGGGATCACCGTCGCGCCGGCCGCGGCCAGGGCCATCGGGCCGGCCTGGTACGCCGCGCCGTGGGCGCAGTCGAGCACCACGCGCAGGCCCGTGAGCGGCTTGACGGTGCTGACCAGGTGGGCGACGTACTCCTCCAGCGGCGTGGAGTACGGCGTCACCCGGCCGACGTCGGCGCCGGTGGGGGGCTGCCAGGGCTGCCCCATCCGCTCCTCGATGGCGCGCTCGATGGTGTCGTCGAGCTTGACCCCGCCGCGGGCGAGGAACTTGATGCCGTTGTCGGGCATCGGGTTGTGCGAGGCGCTGATGACCACCCCGACGTCGGCGCCGAGCGCGTCGGTCAGGAAGGCGACACCGGGCGTCGGCACCACCCGCACCCGGACCACGTCGACGCCGGCCGAGGCGAGCCCGGCGACGACGGCGTGCTCGAGGAACTGGCCCGAGATCCGGGTGTCCCGGCCGACGACCGCACGCGGTCGCTGGCCGGCGTAGCCGCCCCGGTCGACGAGGACCCGGGCGGCGGCGACGGACAGGTCCAGGGCCAGCGAGGCGGTCAGCAGACCGTTCGCCTGGCCCCGGACCCCGTCCGTGCCGAACAGACGTCCCACAGGAGGGAGCGTCAGCGCTTGCTGAACTGCGGCGCCTTGCGGGCCTTCTTCAGACCAGCCTTCTTGCGCTCGATGACGCGGGCGTCACGGGTGAGCAGGCCGGCCTTCTTCAGCGCCGGGCGGTTGGCCTCGGTGTCGATCCAGTTCAGGCAGCGGGCCACGCCGAGGCGCAGCGCGCCGGCCTGACCGGTGATGCCGCCGCCGTGGATCCGGGCGATCACGTCGAACCGGCCGTCGAGCTCGAGCTCGGCGAACGGCTCGTTGACGACCTGCTGGTGCAGCTTGTTCGGGAAGTACGACTCGAGCGTACGGCCGTTGACCGTCCACTGGCCGGTGCCCGGCACGATGCGGACGCGGGCCACGGCCTCCTTGCGGCGGCCGGTGGCCGCGGCGGGGGCGATGGTCGCCGGACGCAGCGGTGCGTCGGCGGACGGGGCGCTCTCCGAGCTGTAGGCAACGCCCTGCTCGTCGACCTCGTAGGTCGTCTCTTCGACCTCGGTGGTGTCAGCCACGATGAATTCCTCTTCAGACTTTCTCGGCGGGCGCGATTACTGGGAGATCTGGGTGATCTCGAAGGGGACGGCCTGCTGGGCCGCGTGCGGGTGCGTCGGGCCGGAGTAGACCTTCAGCTTCTTGAGCACCTGCCGACCGAGGCGGTTCTTGGGGAGCATGCCCCACACGGCCTTCTCGATCGCCTTGCGGGCGTCCTTCTCCAGCAGCTCACCGATGGGGGTGGCCGAGAGGCCGCCCGGGTAGCCGGAGTGGCGGTAGGACATCTTGGTCGTCTTCTTGCTGCCCGACAGGGCGACCTTCTCCGCGTTGATGATGATGACGAAGTCACCGGTGTCGGCGTGCGGGGCGAAGATCGCCTTGTGCTTGCCGCGCAGGAGGGTCGCCGCGGTCACGGCGAGCTTGCCGAGGACGATGTCGGTGGCGTCGATGACGTGCCACTCGCGCTGGATGTCAGCGGGCTTGGGGCTGTACGTGCGCACAGGACTGAGCCTTCTCGTTCGTAGGACCCGGACGGACTGCCCGTCCGGGTGGTGCTGCTGCGCCCTCTGACGAACACTGCCCGGCTCGGAATCGTCCGGATCTGCACCCCACGAGGGAGTGCGGCAGGAGGCGCGACTCCCCAAGATACGGGCACCCGCTCCGGCGGGTCAAAACGTGGCACCCGGCCGGGACCGGACCGGGAGGCGGACACCGGGTGTCGGTCTCTTCACCTCAGCGGTTAGGTTGCGAGGGTGACTGATTCTCTGACCGTCCGTGACAACCGCACCGGACAGGAGTACGACGTACCGATCGTCGACGGCACCATCCGCGCCGCCGACGTCGGGAAGATCAAGGCCTCGGACGAGGCCCCGGGACTGGCCGTCTACGACCCGGGCTTCGTCAACACGGCGTCCTGTCGCTCGGCCGTCACCTTCATCGACGGCGAGAAGGGGATCCTCGAGTACCGCGGCTACCCCATCGAGCAGCTGGCCGAGAAGTCGAACTTCCTCGAGGTGGCCTACCTCCTGATCCACGGGGCGCTCCCGACGAAGGCCGAGTACGACGCGTGGGTGCACGAGATCACCTACCACACGTTCGTCCACGAGAACGTGAAGTCGTTCATGGAGGGCTTCCGGTACGACGCGCACCCCATGGGGATGCTGATGGCGTCGGTCGGGGCCCTCTCGACGTTCTACCCCGACGCGCGCAACATCACCGACGCCGACAACCGCCACATGCAGATCGTGCGGATGATCGCGAAGATGCCGACGCTCGGCGCCTGGTCGTTCCGCCACGCGCAGGGCAAGCCGTTCGTCTACCCCGACAACGACCTCGGCTACACCGCGAACTTCCTCTCGATGCTGTTCAAGATGAGCGAGCAGAAGTACGAGGCCGACCCGCGGCTGGTCAAGGCGCTCGACGTGCTGTTCATCCTGCACGCCGACCACGAGCAGAACTGCTCGACCAACGCGGTCCGCTCCGTCGGCTCCTCGCAGGTCGACCCGTACTCCGCGGTCGCGGCCGGTGTCGGCGCGCTCTTCGGCCCGCTGCACGGCGGCGCCAACGAGGCGGTGCTGCGGATGCTGCGGCGCATCGGCTCGAAGGAGAACATCCCGGCCTTCATCGCCGGGGTGAAGGAGGGCAACGAGAAGCTGATGGGCTTCGGCCACCGGGTCTACAAGAACTACGACCCGCGCGCCAAGATCATCAAGAAGGCCTGCGACGACGTCTTCGAGGTCACCGGGGTCAACCCGCTGCTCGAGATCGCGCAGGAGCTGGAGAAGATCGCGCTCGAGGACGAGTACTTCGTCAAGCGCAAGCTCTACCCCAACGTCGACTTCTACTCCGGCCTGATCTACGAGGCCTTCCAGTTCCCGCCGGAGATGTTCACCGTCCTGTTCGCGATCGGCCGCGCCCCGGGCTGGCTGGCCCAGTGGCACGAGCTGGTGCAGGACAAGGAGCAGAAGATCGCCCGGCCCAAGCAGATCTACACCGGCGACCGGCAGCTGGAGTTTGTGCCCGCGTCGGAGCGTTGGGCCTGAGCGCAGCGAAGCCCCAACGCTGCGACGAAGCCCGGGCCAGGTCGAGCAGCGGCGCGACTGAGGAACGAAGTCGCGACCCGCGTGTCGAGACCACACTGAGATGACCGAACACACCACCCCGACCCCGGACGGCACGCCGTCCGGGGTCGCGGTCGTCTGGGACCTCGGCAACGTGCTCATCGACTGGCAGCCCCAGGACGCGGTGGCGGCCGGGGTGGGGCCCGAGGAGGCCGCGCGGTTCCTCGCCGCGGAGGACTTCGACTTCCTGGCCTGGAACCACGTCCAGGACGCCGGCGGCGGCTGGGACGACGCCGAGGCCGAGGTGGCGCGCACCCACCCGCACTGGGCCGAGCACGCCCGGGCCTACCGGACCCACTTCGCGCGCTCGCTCGTCGGCGAGGTGCCCGGCACCGTCGACCTGCTCCGGGACCTGCACCGGGCCGGCGTCGTCCAGTGGGGGCTGACCAACTGGTCCGCCGAGCTCTACCCGCACGCGCCGGAGCGGTTCGACTTCCTCGCCCTCCTCGACGGCGTGGTCGTCTCCGGGGTCGAGGGGGTCGCCAAGCCCGACGCCCGTGCGTTCGAGCTGGTCGCCGAGCGCAGCGGCGTGCCCCTGGACCAGATGGTCTTCGTCGACGACCGCCCCGCCAACGTCGCGGCCGCCGTCGCGCTCGGGATGGACGGGATCGTCTTCACCGGCGCCGGCCCGCTCCGCGCGGACCTCCGCCGCCGCGGCCTCCCCGTCTGACCTGTGGAGAGAGTCGCCGAGTCGGCGCACATGTGCGCCGACTCGGCGTTCCTTCCACAGGTCAGGGTCAGTTGACCCCGCGCTCGCGGTCGGCCCAGTACGGCGCGCGCAGCTCCCGCTTGAGGATCTTGCCGGTGGGGTTGCGCGGCAGCGCGCCGAGGACGTCGACCGACCCGGGGCACTTGTAGTGCGCGAGGTGCTCGCGGCAGTACGCCACCAGCTCGGCCTCGGTGGCCGTCGTGTCCGGCCGCAGCGCGACGACCGCCTTCACCGACTCGCCCCATCGGTCGTCCGGGACGCCGATGACCGCCACCTCGAGGACCGCGGGGTGCTCGGCCAGGACCCGCTCGACCTCGGGGCTGTAGATGTTCTCGCCGCCGCTGATGATCATGTCCTTGAGCCGGTCCTCGACGTAGACGTAGCCGCCGTCGTCGAGCCGGCCCAGGTCGCCGGTGCGGAACCAGCCGTCGTCGGTGAGCACCTGCGCGGTCGCCTCCGGCTTGCCGAGGAACCCCTTCATCACCTGCCGGGAGCGCAGCCAGATCTCGCCGGGCTCCCCCACCGGCCGGTCCTCCAGGGTGGCGGGGTCGACGACCCGGACCTCCATGCCCGGGATCGGCCGTCCCGCCGAGAGCAGCCGCTCGGGGTGGTCGGGGTCGCGGTGGTCCTCCGGCATCAGGTGCGTGGCCACGCCGGCGACCTCGGTCAGGCCGTAGACCTGCACGAAGTCGGTGTCGGGCCAGGCCTCCATCGCGGCGCGCAGCAGCGGCGGCGGCATCGGGGAGGCGCCGTAGGTGTAGGTCTTCAGCGCCCCGAAGAGCCGCACCGCGTCGGGGCCCGCCTGCAGCACCTGGGCCAGCACCGCGGGGACCAGGAAGGTCCGGTTGGCGCCGGCGAGGATCGCGCCGGCCAGCGACGCCCCGTCGGGGTCCCGGGTCATCACGCTCGGCAGGCCGTCGTGCAGGCCGAGCAGGACGTACGACGAGCCGCCGACGTGGAACAGCGGCATCGCCACCATCATCTTGTCGCCGGGCTCGAGCACCAGCCCCTCGTGGGAGCAGACGGTGTGCTCGACCATGTTGGTGTGGGTGAGCATCACGCCCTTGGGCCGGCCGGTGGTGCCGGAGGAGTACATCACCAGGCAGACGTCGTCGGGCGAGACGTCGTCGGGCCGGGAGGCCGGGGTGGCCGCCGCCAGCCAGGCCTCGTACTCGTCGCCCTCGGCGCCGTCCGGCGTC contains:
- a CDS encoding amidase family protein, whose amino-acid sequence is MKKSRRSRASLAVAALGAAVLTAGTAGPASSEAAAPAAPGDGGPYLAPYYTTGDLTDDEQVTQDDLDLLVEALGTETGDAGWAAVAAADLDADGEIELTDVADLSQRIVYDDGPFSLVEASALDMQKAMNAGVTTSVELTRDYLARIAAYDELTDAAHPRALNSIITTGGQAALDAAAASDAARTANGGPRTMLDGVPVVVKDNYDTRDMPTSAGHGSWKNNQTEDDAFMVEGLRDAGAVVLAKATLDEWAFGFASEYTTESEPGSSKLVASPYVLARTAGGSSGGTGASIAANLGGIGFGSDTGGSIRVPSSYNQLVGIRPTTGLASRDGIVPLALSQDTGGPMTRTVSDAAIALDAVTGIDPNDPLTSEQQGKVPTSYTSYLDPTALEGTRIGFLSSMVGTNATTVRLFNRAKADLTAQGATVVEIATTPAAITATLNEGSGSTNEFKHDLDIYIAEHLDPDVPTRSLQAIIDSGHVVPGRASTYTSRNAVTPQQYQTWMGTHGTAIANGEVAVEALLAEHDLDALMYPSGNPYGTIGTNLRLSPNTGMPAVSAPMGQATASEAIPGAGVNLELLGPSYSEGLLIGLAHDYEQATRHRTAPVLYPALEDQ
- a CDS encoding holo-ACP synthase, with translation MIVGVGIDVCDIERFAESLERTPALRERLFTPAEAGRPLASLAARFAAKEALAKALGAPVGMSWHDAEVVNESSGRPLLEMRGSVLARAHALGVTSVHVSLSHDAGIASAVVVLES
- the glmS gene encoding glutamine--fructose-6-phosphate transaminase (isomerizing), whose protein sequence is MCGIVGYVGHQQAQGVVVEGLRRLEYRGYDSAGIALVDGGSLVAQKRAGKLANLEKAIAESPLPGSTTGIGHTRWATHGAPNDVNAHPHLGSTRRVGLVHNGIIENFAELRARLEDAGHDLVSETDTEVAAHLLELEVQVDDDLTAAMQRVCRQLEGAFTLVAVDAQDPSRVVAARRNSPLVVGLGDGENFLGSDVAAFIEHTREALELGQDQVVTITCDGVAVTGFDGTPAEGERFHVDWDLSAAEKDGHDWFMRKEIFEQPRAVADSLLGRHSRGGLLQLDEMRLSDQELRDIDKIIIIACGTSFYAGMVAKYAIEHWCRVPVEVELASEFRYRDPILDYSTLVVAISQSGETADTLQAIRHARGQRSKVLAICNTNGSTIPRESDAVIYTHAGPEIGVASTKGFLTQLVGCYLLALYLAQVKGTRYGDEIDEVMRQLEEVPDQIQSVLDGAEQVYALAREHVGARSVLFLGRHAGYPVALEGALKLKELAYLHAEGFAAGELKHGPIALVEEGLPVLCVVPPRGRDQLHDKMISGIQEVRARGARTICLAEEGDEAITPYADHVVRLPKVPVLLQPLVAVVPLQLFACELASAMGHDVDQPRNLAKSVTVE
- the coaA gene encoding type I pantothenate kinase yields the protein MSSGGGHDGAHESSPYIELDRKAWAALAEETANPLSVEEVRRLRGLGDSLDLDEVQEVYLPLSRLLSLYVESAGNLHRQQEAFLHQRTPPRTPFVIGLAGSVAVGKSTTARVLQQMLAHWPEHPNVALVTTDGFLYPNAELQRRGLLQRKGFPESYDRRALLRFVVDIKSGKDEVEAPVYSHLVYDVVPGEKIVVKRPDIVIIEGLNVLQPARVREDGRTSLAVSDFFDFSVYVDAGRDKIRDWYVSRFLRLRETAFRDPHSYFARYGAMSHEDAVAEAERIWDSINGPNLVQNILPTRSRATLVMRKDRDHSVRYVRLRKV
- a CDS encoding GNAT family N-acetyltransferase, coding for MTDVRVREIDPTDGTALRSWWEVGAASSAHDRAYDGWPSWDVARPLYSLPRTDLARRLLLATKDSVVVGSGFLVLFLADNRHLAELDVQVHPDHRRRGVGRAVLAELERLAADDGRTAYVGSAYAPPGEGSPSTAFAEASGYPVASREETKLLDLRTAPASWGPLEAEVAAHLGGYRVVAFEDRVPEEWVPDFCDLLSAFMTMVPRGDLDVGAASWTPERLHEVEERTAATGRRWLVAVGVTPGGGLCGFHELGVVAADPRVATVGGTLVLPGHRGHRIGLGMKLATHRRVLELFPDATSVVTSNAGVNAAMNAVNEALGYRVVEQALDVQKRVRPS
- the glmM gene encoding phosphoglucosamine mutase, with amino-acid sequence MGRLFGTDGVRGQANGLLTASLALDLSVAAARVLVDRGGYAGQRPRAVVGRDTRISGQFLEHAVVAGLASAGVDVVRVRVVPTPGVAFLTDALGADVGVVISASHNPMPDNGIKFLARGGVKLDDTIERAIEERMGQPWQPPTGADVGRVTPYSTPLEEYVAHLVSTVKPLTGLRVVLDCAHGAAYQAGPMALAAAGATVIPINAAPDGLNINEGCGSTHLGPLQAAVLEHGADAGFALDGDADRCLAVDHRGRVVDGDQIMAILALGLRDAGRLRDDTLVVTVMSNLGLLRAMAEHGVAVRQTAVGDRYVLETMNADGYSLGGEQSGHVIQRDHATTGDGILTALHVLERMVVTGESLASLASVMTRFPQVLVNVGGVDRSRTDDEVLAAAVAEEEAALGDTGRVLLRPSGTEPLVRVMVEAETQGRAEQVAERLAKVVRERLTLS
- the rpsI gene encoding 30S ribosomal protein S9, which gives rise to MADTTEVEETTYEVDEQGVAYSSESAPSADAPLRPATIAPAAATGRRKEAVARVRIVPGTGQWTVNGRTLESYFPNKLHQQVVNEPFAELELDGRFDVIARIHGGGITGQAGALRLGVARCLNWIDTEANRPALKKAGLLTRDARVIERKKAGLKKARKAPQFSKR
- the rplM gene encoding 50S ribosomal protein L13, coding for MRTYSPKPADIQREWHVIDATDIVLGKLAVTAATLLRGKHKAIFAPHADTGDFVIIINAEKVALSGSKKTTKMSYRHSGYPGGLSATPIGELLEKDARKAIEKAVWGMLPKNRLGRQVLKKLKVYSGPTHPHAAQQAVPFEITQISQ
- a CDS encoding citrate synthase, translated to MTDSLTVRDNRTGQEYDVPIVDGTIRAADVGKIKASDEAPGLAVYDPGFVNTASCRSAVTFIDGEKGILEYRGYPIEQLAEKSNFLEVAYLLIHGALPTKAEYDAWVHEITYHTFVHENVKSFMEGFRYDAHPMGMLMASVGALSTFYPDARNITDADNRHMQIVRMIAKMPTLGAWSFRHAQGKPFVYPDNDLGYTANFLSMLFKMSEQKYEADPRLVKALDVLFILHADHEQNCSTNAVRSVGSSQVDPYSAVAAGVGALFGPLHGGANEAVLRMLRRIGSKENIPAFIAGVKEGNEKLMGFGHRVYKNYDPRAKIIKKACDDVFEVTGVNPLLEIAQELEKIALEDEYFVKRKLYPNVDFYSGLIYEAFQFPPEMFTVLFAIGRAPGWLAQWHELVQDKEQKIARPKQIYTGDRQLEFVPASERWA